A single region of the Fusobacterium sp. DD2 genome encodes:
- a CDS encoding class I SAM-dependent rRNA methyltransferase → MASVILKKGKDSKIRNFYPNVFKDDVASTMGKIENGDIVDVCTADMEVVGTGYVTDSTSAYVRVLTTTDEKIDKKFFLEKIKRAYEKREHLFKETNCVRAFFSEADGIPGLIIDYFDKYVAVQFRNSGVEKFRQEIINAIKKVMKPKGIYERSDVENRTLEGVEQKTGVIFGEIPERVTMEDNGLKYGIDIIDGQKTGFFLDQRDSRKFIRKYLNTNTRFLDVFSSSGGFSVAALKENCQKVVAIDKEPHALELCHENYRLNEFRGNFTTMEGDAFMLLKTLIGRGEKYDVITLDPPSLIKRKADIRKGRDFFYDLCNDSFQLLEDGGILGVITCAYHISLQDLLEVTRMAASKNGKLLQVIGINYQPEDHPWVLHIPETLYLKALWVKIINN, encoded by the coding sequence ATGGCAAGCGTAATTTTAAAAAAGGGAAAAGACAGTAAGATTAGAAATTTTTACCCAAATGTATTTAAAGATGATGTAGCTTCAACAATGGGTAAAATTGAAAATGGAGATATAGTTGATGTATGTACAGCAGATATGGAAGTAGTTGGAACAGGATATGTTACAGATTCAACATCTGCTTATGTAAGAGTACTTACTACAACTGATGAAAAGATAGATAAAAAATTCTTTTTAGAAAAGATTAAAAGAGCATATGAAAAGAGAGAGCACCTATTTAAAGAGACAAATTGTGTAAGAGCATTTTTCTCTGAAGCTGATGGAATTCCAGGGCTGATAATAGATTATTTCGATAAATATGTTGCTGTTCAATTTAGAAATTCAGGTGTAGAAAAATTTAGACAGGAAATAATAAATGCTATAAAAAAAGTAATGAAACCAAAGGGAATCTATGAAAGAAGTGACGTCGAAAATAGAACCTTAGAGGGAGTAGAACAAAAAACAGGAGTTATTTTTGGTGAGATACCTGAAAGAGTAACTATGGAAGATAATGGTCTAAAATATGGTATAGATATTATAGATGGTCAAAAAACAGGATTTTTCTTAGACCAGAGAGATTCAAGAAAGTTTATAAGAAAATATCTTAATACAAATACAAGATTTCTTGATGTATTTTCAAGTAGTGGTGGATTTTCAGTAGCTGCCTTAAAAGAAAATTGTCAAAAAGTTGTAGCAATAGACAAAGAGCCTCATGCTCTGGAACTATGCCATGAAAACTATAGATTAAATGAATTTAGAGGGAATTTTACAACTATGGAAGGAGATGCATTTATGCTTCTTAAGACTCTTATTGGAAGAGGAGAGAAGTATGATGTAATAACACTTGATCCACCTTCATTAATTAAGAGAAAGGCTGATATCCGTAAGGGTAGAGATTTCTTTTATGATTTATGTAATGATAGTTTCCAACTTCTTGAAGATGGAGGAATACTTGGAGTAATAACATGTGCATATCATATATCACTTCAAGATCTTTTAGAGGTTACAAGAATGGCTGCATCAAAAAATGGAAAACTTCTACAGGTAATTGGAATAAATTATCAACCAGAAGATCACCCATGGGTTTTACATATACCAGAAACATTATATTTGAAGGCTTTATGGGTAAAAATAATCAATAACTAA
- a CDS encoding CvpA family protein — protein MYLDIVVLVVLILSILDGLRNGLFVEFLSVFGLIINFLIAKYLTPYVINFLNLKGGTDNYFIIYIIIFWAVYIVVGIFLYYFRNIMLHQSKGLVIRALGAILGAMKGLIIAMIIIFIFDFAVDKFNGLEKYSTGSRSTDIFLKVVPKVEEYMPKEFKDKINSIKNGKLVDRYINKLF, from the coding sequence ATGTACTTAGATATTGTTGTGTTAGTGGTATTGATATTATCAATATTAGATGGGCTTAGAAATGGACTTTTCGTTGAATTTCTATCAGTTTTTGGATTGATTATCAACTTTCTTATAGCAAAATATTTAACACCATATGTTATTAATTTCTTAAACTTAAAAGGTGGAACTGATAACTACTTTATAATTTATATAATTATTTTCTGGGCAGTTTATATTGTTGTAGGAATATTTTTATATTATTTCAGAAATATCATGTTGCATCAGAGCAAAGGTCTTGTAATTAGAGCTTTAGGGGCAATATTAGGTGCAATGAAAGGGTTAATTATCGCAATGATAATTATATTTATTTTTGACTTCGCAGTGGATAAATTTAATGGACTTGAAAAATACAGCACAGGAAGTCGTTCTACAGACATATTTTTAAAAGTTGTTCCTAAGGTTGAAGAGTATATGCCAAAGGAATTTAAAGATAAGATAAATAGCATAAAAAATGGTAAATTGGTAGACAGATATATAAATAAGCTGTTTTAG
- a CDS encoding LptF/LptG family permease, translating into MKIIDRYILNEIKMPVIFGVSLFTFIFLIDIIVAMMENIIVKGISIIDVTRILSFYLPPILSQTIPMGMFLGIMLTFSKFTRTSEATAMSAVGMSLKDIVRPVLKAAILTTAFIFFLQESIIPRSVSKLQYLTAKIAYENPVFQLKERTFIDEVEQYSLYIDRLVGKDKVAHGVLIFQKNSDKKFPTVISGSEAYWKDSSMVLKDSKFYNFNDKGKVVLTGEFDEKKIPLAAYFSEMNLKVKDIEAMSIKTLFKEMREKNGPEKLPFKIEINKKLAVPLATIMLSLLGVFLSIGHHRSGKGANFALSLIVIFSYITCLNIGMVMSSRGLIPVFIGIWTPDIVLLILTIIMYKKKAKVI; encoded by the coding sequence ATGAAAATAATAGACAGATATATTTTAAATGAGATTAAGATGCCAGTAATATTTGGAGTTTCTCTTTTTACATTTATTTTCCTGATAGATATAATTGTAGCTATGATGGAGAATATAATAGTAAAAGGAATTTCAATAATAGATGTTACTAGGATTTTGTCTTTTTATCTACCGCCGATACTTTCTCAGACTATACCTATGGGAATGTTTCTGGGAATAATGCTTACTTTTTCAAAATTTACAAGAACAAGTGAAGCTACTGCAATGAGTGCTGTTGGAATGTCACTTAAAGATATAGTTAGACCAGTTTTAAAGGCAGCTATTCTGACAACAGCTTTTATATTTTTCCTTCAGGAAAGTATAATACCGAGATCTGTATCAAAATTGCAGTATTTAACAGCTAAAATAGCTTATGAAAATCCAGTGTTTCAATTAAAAGAGAGAACTTTTATAGATGAGGTTGAGCAGTACAGTCTCTATATAGATAGGCTTGTTGGAAAAGATAAGGTTGCTCATGGAGTTTTGATATTCCAGAAGAACAGTGATAAAAAATTCCCAACAGTAATTTCTGGAAGTGAAGCATATTGGAAAGATTCATCAATGGTTTTAAAGGATTCAAAATTTTATAACTTTAACGATAAGGGAAAAGTGGTATTGACTGGAGAATTTGATGAGAAGAAGATTCCTTTAGCTGCTTATTTCAGTGAGATGAATTTAAAAGTTAAAGATATAGAAGCAATGAGTATAAAAACTCTATTTAAAGAGATGAGAGAAAAAAATGGACCTGAAAAACTTCCATTTAAAATAGAGATAAATAAAAAGTTAGCAGTGCCTTTAGCCACAATTATGCTTTCTTTACTTGGTGTATTTCTTTCAATAGGACACCATAGAAGTGGAAAGGGAGCAAATTTTGCATTGAGTCTTATTGTTATTTTTTCTTATATAACCTGTCTGAATATTGGTATGGTCATGTCATCTAGAGGTCTTATTCCTGTGTTTATTGGAATATGGACACCAGATATTGTACTTTTGATTCTAACAATTATAATGTATAAAAAGAAAGCAAAGGTGATATAA
- a CDS encoding LptF/LptG family permease yields the protein MKILDRYISKNFIKSFLLSLIAFMGIFIVSQLFRVVKYLSDGRFTSHDAVLYIITMLPRIFIDVAPLAVLLGCMMTVSVMASNLEIISLKTSGISFKRIVICPIILSIVISGIVFFVNDSLYPKSQKMNKDLRRGEVSTREAPIEKRNAFLRGENANYVYLMSKLNRKTGFAENVEIIDLNDDFTKIERIIAAPDARYNFSKKMWMLKDVNITYGDENKKPETMEYFADSKYSDNPDHFITSSVEPRTLTIKELKQTIRDLTSVGGDTRELMVELGNRYSFPFASFIISFLGLALGGRYVRGTSAVSLGVCVLLGYGYYIVKATFEAFTSNGFLNPLIGGWIPNILFLVVGLYLLHKAEY from the coding sequence ATGAAGATATTAGATAGATATATAAGTAAAAATTTTATAAAATCATTTTTGCTAAGTCTTATTGCATTTATGGGGATATTTATTGTAAGTCAGTTATTCAGAGTAGTAAAGTATCTAAGTGATGGAAGATTTACATCACATGATGCTGTACTTTATATTATAACTATGCTTCCAAGAATATTTATAGATGTGGCACCACTTGCTGTACTTCTTGGTTGTATGATGACAGTAAGCGTTATGGCTTCAAATCTGGAGATTATCTCTTTAAAAACTTCAGGAATAAGTTTTAAAAGAATAGTTATATGTCCTATTATCTTATCAATAGTGATTTCAGGAATTGTATTTTTTGTAAATGACAGCCTATATCCTAAGAGTCAAAAGATGAATAAGGATTTAAGACGTGGTGAGGTAAGTACAAGGGAGGCTCCTATTGAAAAGAGAAATGCCTTTTTAAGAGGAGAAAATGCAAATTATGTTTATCTTATGTCCAAGTTAAATAGAAAAACTGGATTTGCAGAAAATGTTGAAATAATAGATTTAAATGATGATTTTACAAAGATAGAAAGAATAATTGCAGCACCAGATGCAAGATATAATTTCAGTAAAAAAATGTGGATGTTAAAAGATGTAAATATAACTTATGGTGATGAAAATAAAAAGCCTGAAACAATGGAATATTTTGCTGATAGTAAGTACAGTGATAATCCAGATCATTTTATTACATCATCAGTAGAACCTAGAACTCTTACAATAAAAGAGCTTAAACAGACAATTAGAGATCTTACAAGTGTAGGGGGAGATACGAGAGAACTTATGGTAGAACTTGGAAATAGATACTCTTTTCCTTTTGCAAGTTTTATAATATCATTCTTAGGTCTTGCACTTGGTGGAAGATATGTAAGAGGTACATCAGCAGTAAGTTTAGGAGTTTGTGTACTTTTAGGTTATGGTTACTATATAGTAAAAGCAACATTTGAGGCTTTTACTTCAAATGGATTTTTAAATCCATTAATAGGTGGATGGATTCCAAATATACTATTTTTAGTTGTTGGACTCTACCTGCTGCATAAGGCGGAATACTAA
- a CDS encoding pitrilysin family protein, protein MSIEIRKLSNGIPVLMDKMDSVDTISLGVFVKTGARDEYPEENGVSHYIEHMMFKGTEKRSAKDISEEIDNEGGMINAYTSRDTTGYYIQMLASKVEKGIDILSDMFLNSTFTEENLERERNVIIEEIRMYDDIPEEVVHEDNLKFALTGPQSNSVSGTVESVKAIDRDMFLNYYKDQYRASNMVISLAGKFDSDKIFDMLEKGFGSIKDHENRRNIDNTYTINSGENRIKRDTNQVHLCFNSKGVGLIDDLKYPAAIISSVLGGNMSSRLFQKIREERGLAYAVYTYSSAFIEDGIFTVYAGTTKDSYKEVLEIIEKELLDIKENGITAYELQKSKNQFLSLLTFSLEGTKGRMNRMANSYMIYDRVIDIEEIIKSIEKITLEDIKKVAKMIFDEKYYSWTILGDVE, encoded by the coding sequence ATGAGTATAGAGATTAGAAAGTTAAGCAATGGAATACCAGTGCTAATGGATAAAATGGATAGTGTAGATACAATAAGTTTGGGAGTATTTGTAAAAACAGGAGCAAGAGATGAATACCCAGAAGAAAATGGTGTTTCTCACTATATTGAACATATGATGTTTAAAGGAACTGAAAAAAGATCTGCTAAGGATATTTCAGAAGAGATTGATAATGAAGGTGGAATGATCAATGCTTATACAAGCAGAGATACCACTGGTTACTACATTCAAATGCTTGCAAGTAAAGTTGAAAAAGGGATAGATATTCTATCTGATATGTTTTTAAATTCAACATTCACTGAAGAAAACCTTGAACGTGAAAGAAATGTCATAATTGAAGAGATAAGAATGTATGATGATATTCCAGAAGAGGTAGTTCATGAGGACAACTTAAAATTTGCTCTTACAGGACCACAGTCAAATAGTGTATCTGGAACTGTTGAAAGTGTAAAAGCAATTGATAGAGATATGTTTTTAAACTATTATAAAGATCAGTACAGAGCATCAAATATGGTTATATCATTAGCTGGAAAATTTGATTCAGATAAGATATTTGATATGCTTGAAAAAGGTTTTGGAAGTATAAAAGATCACGAAAATAGAAGAAATATAGATAATACATATACAATTAATTCTGGAGAAAATAGAATAAAAAGAGATACTAATCAGGTACATCTTTGCTTTAACAGTAAAGGTGTAGGTCTTATAGATGATTTAAAATATCCTGCAGCTATAATTTCAAGTGTACTAGGTGGAAATATGAGTTCAAGACTTTTCCAAAAAATTAGAGAGGAAAGAGGACTTGCTTACGCTGTGTACACATATTCAAGTGCATTTATAGAGGATGGAATATTCACTGTATATGCAGGAACTACAAAAGATAGCTATAAGGAAGTTTTGGAGATTATAGAGAAAGAGCTTTTAGATATTAAAGAAAATGGAATTACAGCTTATGAACTTCAAAAATCAAAAAATCAATTTTTAAGTCTACTTACATTTAGCCTTGAGGGAACTAAAGGAAGAATGAATAGAATGGCCAACTCTTATATGATTTATGATAGAGTAATTGATATAGAAGAGATAATAAAATCAATAGAAAAAATTACATTAGAAGATATAAAAAAAGTTGCCAAAATGATATTTGATGAAAAATATTATTCTTGGACAATATTAGGAGATGTAGAATAA
- the dut gene encoding dUTP diphosphatase yields MEKVKVKVVTAQGVTLPKYETEGSAGMDIRANITEPITLGSLERKLVPTGIKVSIPEGYEIQVRPRSGLALKHGISMANATGTIDSDYRGEIRVILINLSKDEYTIEPQERIGQMVLNKVEQIEFEVVTSLDETERGEGGFGHTGK; encoded by the coding sequence ATGGAAAAAGTTAAAGTAAAAGTTGTTACAGCACAAGGAGTTACACTTCCTAAATATGAAACTGAAGGGTCAGCTGGAATGGATATCAGAGCTAATATCACTGAACCAATTACTTTAGGTTCATTGGAAAGAAAACTGGTTCCTACAGGGATAAAAGTATCAATTCCTGAAGGATATGAGATTCAGGTAAGACCCAGAAGTGGTCTTGCATTAAAACATGGAATTTCAATGGCAAATGCCACTGGAACAATTGATTCAGATTATAGAGGAGAGATAAGGGTAATACTTATCAATCTAAGCAAAGATGAATATACTATTGAGCCACAGGAAAGAATCGGACAGATGGTTTTAAATAAAGTGGAACAGATAGAATTTGAAGTAGTGACTTCTCTTGATGAAACAGAAAGAGGAGAAGGTGGATTTGGACACACTGGGAAATAG
- the rodA gene encoding rod shape-determining protein RodA, whose product MRHNREFRLILKRIKKMNNWLILNALFIVGISITTIYSATISKSGAFHYKEAVWAGISIFAYMVVSMIDYKKYLKYYKVLYVFNILFLGALLVIGDSRLGAQRWISLGPISLQPSEVGKVIVVLTLSAFISINFRDRTIGFKKFFTAGLFILPVLLLILKQPDLGTTLIICFTFFVILFMANLEWKTIITMGIVGAISAPLSFFFLLKDYQRTRILTFLNPESDPLKSGWNVTQSMIAIGSGGLYGKGFLNSTQSKLRFLPEAHTDFIASVFLEERGFVGGVLLFVLYFLLIMQILYIADTTEDKYGKLICYGIAAIFFFHFVINVGMTMGIMPVTGKPLLLMSYGGTSLLLSFIMLGIVQSVRIYRE is encoded by the coding sequence ATGAGGCATAATAGAGAGTTTAGACTTATTTTAAAACGTATTAAAAAAATGAATAATTGGCTAATTCTCAACGCCCTTTTCATTGTAGGAATCAGTATAACTACAATTTATAGTGCCACTATTTCAAAATCTGGGGCATTTCATTATAAAGAGGCAGTATGGGCTGGAATATCAATATTTGCCTATATGGTAGTTTCAATGATAGACTATAAGAAATACCTCAAATATTATAAAGTTTTATATGTATTTAATATACTATTTTTAGGAGCTCTTCTTGTCATTGGAGACAGTAGATTGGGAGCTCAAAGATGGATAAGTTTGGGACCTATAAGTCTTCAGCCTTCAGAGGTTGGTAAAGTAATTGTAGTACTTACCCTTTCAGCTTTTATCTCTATAAATTTTAGAGATAGAACAATAGGATTTAAAAAGTTTTTTACAGCTGGGCTTTTTATCCTACCAGTATTACTTTTGATACTTAAACAACCAGACTTAGGAACAACTCTAATAATCTGTTTTACATTTTTTGTAATACTTTTTATGGCTAATCTTGAGTGGAAAACGATAATAACAATGGGAATAGTTGGAGCAATATCAGCACCTCTATCCTTTTTCTTTTTACTTAAGGATTATCAGAGAACAAGAATACTTACATTTTTAAATCCTGAATCTGATCCACTAAAAAGTGGTTGGAATGTAACACAATCTATGATTGCAATTGGTTCAGGAGGCCTTTATGGAAAAGGGTTTTTAAATAGTACTCAGAGTAAATTAAGATTTTTACCAGAGGCACATACAGACTTTATAGCATCTGTATTTTTGGAAGAGAGAGGATTTGTAGGAGGAGTTTTACTTTTCGTATTATATTTTCTTCTTATTATGCAGATACTTTATATAGCTGACACAACAGAGGATAAGTATGGAAAGCTTATCTGCTACGGAATAGCAGCTATTTTCTTTTTCCACTTTGTAATAAATGTGGGAATGACAATGGGAATAATGCCTGTTACAGGGAAACCTTTACTTTTGATGAGCTATGGAGGAACATCTTTACTTCTAAGTTTTATAATGCTTGGAATAGTTCAGAGTGT